One window of the Sphaerochaeta associata genome contains the following:
- the mltG gene encoding endolytic transglycosylase MltG, whose protein sequence is MAEKPKEPTQLTLDLEETKASTSAKSNTSSYKVVLKDDAAQTPSRPAVRRKPSVNTRSMTVKISSRNKTDSPAWKPKSSTQTKQGGVSVRTRVQTVRTAEQPNPHLVQTHAVKGKSTTVARPKVQPPPIGKRKGYRKSKAAMLLIPLLAATLLFCIAILWWVISTQRDEYHVVMSPLVEDRAVIALNIERGMTARSVSLLLQQSGVVEDAQALLAYIVENDLATILKTGSYLMNNTMSFEEIGKMLTAEPEMVQLTIPGAFTLETIDAYLVNRLGFEQGTFLQSSHDLATAYGLSFTEGWLLGGTYSVNRQRAANDLALSMHQAMLEEVRKHLSSPLLEQYSIEELLIIASMIQAETQDVSQMPGISSVIHNRLKNNEPLGIDATTRYELNDWVNPIPTHALETKTPYNTRRRVGLPPTGICSPTSDAVQAAFHPADTPYFYYLHDTDKQIHFARTYEEHKENIKLYR, encoded by the coding sequence ATGGCTGAGAAACCTAAAGAACCCACGCAGCTGACCTTGGATTTGGAAGAGACCAAGGCAAGTACGTCTGCGAAGTCCAACACCTCTTCGTACAAAGTGGTGTTGAAGGATGATGCTGCACAAACCCCATCGCGTCCTGCCGTGCGCCGTAAGCCTTCGGTGAACACCCGCAGTATGACGGTAAAAATTTCTTCCCGCAATAAAACGGATTCCCCTGCTTGGAAACCCAAGAGCAGTACACAGACAAAGCAGGGCGGCGTATCTGTACGTACAAGAGTACAGACAGTCAGGACGGCGGAACAGCCGAATCCTCATTTGGTCCAAACTCATGCAGTGAAGGGTAAAAGCACTACGGTTGCAAGACCGAAGGTGCAACCGCCTCCGATCGGAAAACGCAAGGGGTATAGAAAATCGAAAGCTGCAATGCTTCTCATTCCACTCTTGGCGGCAACCTTGCTGTTCTGTATCGCAATCCTGTGGTGGGTGATCTCAACCCAAAGAGACGAATACCATGTGGTGATGAGCCCGCTAGTCGAGGACAGGGCGGTAATCGCCTTGAATATCGAGCGCGGCATGACCGCTCGTTCCGTAAGCTTGCTCCTACAGCAGTCAGGGGTGGTTGAGGATGCCCAGGCATTGCTCGCCTACATCGTAGAGAATGATCTGGCTACTATTTTAAAGACAGGTTCGTATCTGATGAACAACACAATGAGTTTCGAGGAAATCGGGAAAATGCTCACCGCAGAGCCTGAAATGGTGCAGCTGACCATCCCCGGCGCCTTTACCCTGGAGACCATCGATGCATATTTAGTCAACCGACTGGGATTTGAGCAAGGAACATTTCTGCAATCTTCTCACGATCTGGCAACCGCTTACGGGCTCAGCTTCACCGAAGGTTGGCTGCTTGGCGGCACCTACTCGGTGAATAGGCAGCGCGCCGCCAATGATTTGGCCTTGTCCATGCACCAAGCCATGCTCGAGGAGGTTCGCAAGCACCTCTCCTCCCCGTTGTTGGAGCAATACTCCATTGAAGAGTTGTTGATTATAGCTTCCATGATTCAGGCCGAGACTCAGGATGTAAGCCAAATGCCGGGTATTTCTTCGGTGATTCACAATCGGTTGAAGAATAATGAACCGCTTGGAATCGATGCCACCACCCGCTATGAGTTGAACGACTGGGTCAATCCCATTCCAACCCATGCCCTGGAAACAAAGACTCCGTACAACACCCGTCGTAGAGTCGGCCTACCCCCGACAGGAATCTGCAGCCCCACTTCCGATGCAGTGCAGGCAGCGTTCCATCCTGCCGATACTCCGTATTTCTACTATCTGCACGATACAGACAAGCAGATACATTTTGCACGTACCTATGAGGAGCACAAGGAAAATATCAAACTGTATCGCTAG
- a CDS encoding SdpI family protein, producing the protein MKQPRSLLDRTLVVTTLVCLLPLVFSALVYAELPDRVAIHFNAAGEPDNFASKAFAAFGLPLLLTLLNVVLQVALKADPKRDPKERIYHISRWLIASLNLFLTPLTLLIALGKPIEVQRVVPMAVSILLLIIGNYLPKCKQNYTIGIKIPWTLASEYNWRKTHRFAGWLWTVVSIAFILGLLLNLDAAPLFIIGIPILVIVPAIYSFILYRTEQTSDTV; encoded by the coding sequence ATGAAACAACCACGCTCTCTTCTTGACCGAACACTCGTCGTTACCACCTTGGTCTGCCTGCTGCCACTCGTATTCTCGGCTTTGGTATATGCAGAGCTGCCCGACCGAGTGGCGATTCACTTCAATGCTGCCGGAGAGCCGGACAACTTTGCCTCCAAGGCCTTTGCTGCATTTGGTCTCCCATTGTTGCTCACGCTGTTGAACGTAGTGCTGCAGGTCGCCTTGAAAGCCGACCCAAAGAGGGATCCCAAAGAGAGAATCTACCATATCTCCCGTTGGCTCATTGCATCACTCAATCTTTTTTTGACTCCCCTCACCCTTTTGATCGCCTTAGGAAAACCGATTGAAGTACAACGAGTCGTACCGATGGCCGTCTCCATACTCCTACTGATCATCGGCAACTATCTGCCGAAATGCAAACAGAATTACACCATAGGCATCAAGATTCCCTGGACACTGGCCAGCGAGTACAACTGGAGGAAAACCCACCGCTTTGCCGGTTGGCTCTGGACGGTTGTAAGCATCGCCTTCATCCTCGGACTGCTGCTCAACCTGGATGCTGCTCCCCTTTTCATAATCGGCATACCAATCCTGGTCATAGTTCCGGCAATCTATTCGTTCATCCTGTACAGGACCGAACAGACTAGCGATACAGTTTGA
- a CDS encoding autorepressor SdpR family transcription factor, whose translation MGFSETMKAISDPQRREMLSLLKKGRLSAGEIVGNFPNLSAATVSYHLSLLKKASLITESKFKNFIYYELNASVFEEIMLWCAQFTGGSDETTTLSS comes from the coding sequence ATGGGGTTCTCAGAAACCATGAAAGCCATTTCCGACCCTCAGAGGCGTGAGATGCTTTCCCTGCTGAAAAAGGGCAGGCTCAGTGCAGGAGAAATTGTAGGAAATTTCCCCAATCTTTCAGCCGCCACGGTATCCTACCACCTCTCCCTTTTAAAAAAAGCTTCCTTGATAACGGAAAGCAAATTCAAGAATTTCATTTATTATGAACTGAACGCCTCGGTATTCGAGGAAATCATGCTCTGGTGTGCGCAGTTTACTGGAGGATCTGATGAAACAACCACGCTCTCTTCTTGA
- a CDS encoding patatin-like phospholipase family protein has protein sequence MKSLKKFLAMLLLLCMAVSTLAGMDADDILSADLPVAYGDAQFRQRVLERTNGERSPVGLVLSGGSARAFAHIGVLKYLEEQDIVVDFIISNSMGSIVGLMYAAGLSPDQILESITGVSIQSLFDTTIPLQGGFLDSARFLAKIASILGSDLKLENLPIPIIVINEDLVTKRQIHISEGDFYTVLRGSFALPVYFPPVEFRGHLLLDGGVTNIVPVDLAYEYADSVIVSTTFYDVDTLNLKNPLTILNVSLDIGKRRRGVEELKRSLDDVIWIRNDVEDVSFMEFSKVDYLAQKGYESAKAQEQALLGVYKSGISSELSLLRLQLQQSIKSGKDQYDLFNHVPVNVSSHLLGTGLDSDYSNFDTSALKDDTTLGLKYVWKSGNLSLSTNAGFAFNGVTNDHFAAVPAVRTQVDYHLLKHLKATGYASLLFDVAKKAPILSFGAVLEGRLFALRNTLRLGLMQSFEQMSNFQNSSYTDYWNGTTYLYTIRLEGVLAGQKRQGWSFSDTSMAFNYQILGDYSANRSFLTARVESELEQNSWDLFTSVESFARFALDGNGDVPFFTSDGFRTTNALIKAQGHDLSLSTNPANHLVGINLAIGYRPSSFRPTMAELFIFQNSSVAVYTDLLWHQKSFKPSLSLGLEVQTDISLIGIRTLPVTVYGGWDQSVNTFVWGFFFNVIF, from the coding sequence GTGAAGAGTCTTAAGAAATTCCTCGCCATGCTTTTATTGCTTTGTATGGCGGTTTCCACATTGGCAGGTATGGATGCAGATGACATTCTCAGTGCCGACCTTCCTGTAGCCTATGGGGACGCACAGTTTCGCCAAAGAGTCCTTGAACGAACCAACGGAGAACGGTCTCCGGTCGGATTGGTGCTCAGTGGAGGATCCGCCCGTGCCTTCGCCCACATCGGCGTATTGAAATACCTGGAGGAACAGGATATCGTTGTCGATTTCATCATCAGCAACTCAATGGGAAGCATTGTGGGGCTGATGTATGCGGCCGGTCTTTCCCCCGATCAGATTCTGGAGAGCATCACCGGTGTTTCCATCCAGAGTCTCTTTGACACCACTATACCGTTGCAAGGCGGTTTCTTGGACTCAGCCCGATTCCTTGCCAAGATTGCATCCATATTAGGATCCGACCTGAAGCTGGAAAACCTCCCTATTCCAATTATTGTCATCAACGAGGATTTGGTGACCAAACGTCAGATTCATATCAGCGAGGGTGATTTCTATACAGTACTAAGAGGCAGCTTCGCCCTTCCTGTCTATTTCCCGCCGGTGGAGTTCCGCGGTCATTTGCTGCTTGACGGCGGCGTCACCAATATTGTACCCGTGGACCTGGCCTACGAGTATGCCGATTCGGTTATTGTTTCTACAACCTTCTATGATGTGGATACGCTGAATCTCAAGAATCCTTTGACGATTTTGAATGTATCCTTGGATATCGGAAAACGAAGAAGGGGGGTGGAGGAGCTCAAGCGCTCCCTCGACGATGTAATCTGGATTCGCAACGATGTTGAAGACGTCTCCTTCATGGAGTTCTCCAAGGTGGATTATCTCGCCCAAAAAGGGTATGAGTCAGCAAAAGCGCAGGAGCAGGCTCTTTTGGGTGTCTATAAGAGTGGAATCAGCTCCGAGCTTTCGCTGTTGAGGTTGCAGCTGCAACAATCCATCAAGAGCGGCAAGGACCAATACGATTTATTCAATCATGTACCGGTCAACGTTTCCTCTCATTTGCTTGGAACAGGCCTGGACAGTGACTACTCCAATTTTGACACCTCCGCCCTCAAGGATGACACAACCCTTGGTTTGAAGTATGTGTGGAAGTCTGGCAATCTCTCACTTTCAACCAATGCAGGGTTTGCCTTTAATGGTGTTACCAATGACCACTTTGCAGCAGTTCCTGCTGTAAGAACCCAGGTCGATTATCATCTGCTGAAACATTTGAAGGCGACCGGCTATGCCTCCCTGCTTTTCGATGTTGCCAAGAAAGCCCCGATTCTTTCATTCGGCGCGGTGCTCGAGGGCAGGCTGTTTGCTCTTCGAAACACATTGAGGCTTGGTTTGATGCAATCCTTTGAGCAGATGAGCAATTTCCAGAACAGCTCCTATACGGATTATTGGAACGGCACTACGTACCTCTATACCATTCGTTTGGAAGGGGTGCTGGCCGGTCAAAAGAGGCAGGGTTGGAGTTTTTCCGATACATCGATGGCTTTTAACTACCAGATCCTGGGTGATTACTCGGCCAACCGTTCGTTTCTTACTGCCAGAGTCGAGTCGGAGCTTGAACAGAATTCATGGGACCTGTTCACATCGGTGGAAAGTTTCGCGCGCTTTGCCTTGGATGGCAACGGGGATGTGCCTTTCTTTACCAGTGATGGGTTCAGGACCACCAATGCCCTGATCAAGGCTCAAGGCCACGATTTGAGTCTTTCAACCAATCCCGCAAATCATCTGGTTGGCATCAACCTTGCCATCGGATACAGGCCCTCGTCGTTCAGGCCGACCATGGCCGAGCTTTTCATATTCCAGAACTCCTCGGTGGCGGTCTACACCGATCTGCTTTGGCATCAGAAGAGCTTCAAGCCGTCTCTCTCCCTGGGATTGGAAGTGCAGACCGACATCTCACTGATTGGTATCCGCACCCTTCCGGTGACCGTTTATGGTGGTTGGGATCAGAGTGTGAATACCTTCGTGTGGGGTTTCTTCTTCAATGTAATTTTTTAG
- a CDS encoding tetratricopeptide repeat protein, which yields MKRNMNWGLWMSLLVTVIVFTLKIPTYSKILLLGLFIAGMLYLKRSIFYYVKANRKITSENEQEWDQAWPLYRKAIKAGLQKSFVITSASMFLQRGDALEGKAILEQYLATSKGKDSNLDNIAKTMVSMAYWMDGDLQKAIRTVEEVYESGYRDKNLFINYTTYALENGDLQKAEALIDESGEMENTSPGIKDNRGWLHIVQGEWDLAEALFSSLIEKNPRFPEPYVHYAQVHIHYGEVQAAIDMLKRALKARFSNTSGMKQELIQQLLSRLETPETRLRTAKEIDADPVNVASGRVPRPLQESFASQDAETLQGFAARPKKPRVKQAVEKSEERLPNTDLTEEDLEYIRKHNLEKN from the coding sequence ATGAAACGAAACATGAATTGGGGACTTTGGATGTCACTGTTGGTCACAGTCATAGTGTTCACCCTTAAGATCCCGACATACAGCAAAATTCTCTTGCTTGGTCTTTTTATCGCAGGAATGCTCTATCTGAAGCGAAGCATTTTCTATTACGTCAAGGCCAACCGCAAGATCACCAGTGAGAATGAACAGGAGTGGGACCAGGCATGGCCGCTCTACCGAAAAGCCATCAAGGCGGGGTTGCAAAAATCCTTTGTCATCACCTCTGCAAGCATGTTCCTCCAGCGAGGTGATGCTTTAGAGGGCAAGGCCATTCTGGAGCAGTATCTGGCAACATCAAAGGGCAAGGATTCCAACTTGGACAACATCGCCAAAACCATGGTCAGCATGGCCTATTGGATGGATGGTGACTTGCAAAAAGCAATCCGGACGGTGGAGGAGGTCTACGAAAGCGGATACCGCGATAAGAATCTCTTCATCAATTACACCACCTACGCCCTGGAGAACGGGGACCTGCAGAAGGCAGAGGCGTTGATCGATGAGTCGGGGGAGATGGAGAACACCAGCCCCGGCATCAAGGACAATCGTGGATGGCTGCACATCGTACAAGGAGAATGGGACCTGGCCGAAGCCCTCTTCTCATCCCTGATAGAGAAGAATCCCCGGTTTCCCGAACCCTATGTCCACTATGCACAGGTTCACATCCATTATGGAGAAGTGCAGGCGGCGATCGATATGCTCAAGCGTGCACTTAAGGCGCGCTTCTCCAACACTTCGGGCATGAAGCAGGAGCTAATCCAGCAGCTGTTGAGCAGGCTTGAAACGCCCGAAACCAGACTCAGAACAGCCAAGGAGATCGATGCCGATCCGGTGAATGTGGCATCAGGAAGAGTGCCCAGACCACTACAGGAATCCTTCGCCTCCCAGGACGCAGAAACGCTTCAAGGGTTTGCCGCCCGGCCTAAGAAACCCCGGGTCAAGCAAGCGGTTGAGAAATCTGAAGAAAGGCTGCCGAATACAGACTTGACTGAAGAGGACCTTGAGTACATCAGAAAGCACAATCTCGAGAAGAACTAA
- a CDS encoding epoxyqueuosine reductase QueH encodes MEARDILVHACCGPCSTASIERLLDEGWNPVLYFSNSNIFPEEEAERRYEALLEVAKVYQLEVIAELYDHESWLSFIKGSEGEREGGARCEKCFTYNLGQAAGKARELGFTHFTTTLTVSRFKNSKLIFFVGQQFEGFECIDFKKKGGFDRSVQRTRELGIYRQHYCGCEFSMQ; translated from the coding sequence ATGGAAGCACGTGATATTCTCGTACATGCCTGTTGCGGTCCCTGCAGTACCGCCAGCATCGAGCGTTTGCTCGATGAGGGGTGGAATCCTGTCTTGTACTTCTCGAACAGCAACATTTTCCCTGAGGAAGAAGCCGAGAGGCGGTATGAGGCCCTGCTGGAGGTTGCCAAAGTGTATCAGCTTGAGGTAATCGCCGAGCTGTATGACCACGAGAGCTGGCTCTCTTTTATCAAGGGCTCTGAGGGGGAGCGGGAAGGCGGCGCACGATGTGAGAAGTGCTTTACTTACAACCTCGGCCAGGCGGCAGGCAAAGCCCGGGAGCTCGGCTTTACCCATTTTACCACCACCCTTACCGTAAGCCGTTTCAAAAACAGCAAACTTATTTTTTTCGTCGGGCAGCAGTTTGAAGGATTTGAGTGCATTGATTTCAAAAAGAAAGGTGGTTTTGACAGGAGTGTTCAGCGAACCCGGGAGCTGGGAATCTATAGACAGCACTACTGCGGGTGTGAGTTCAGCATGCAGTAA
- the cls gene encoding cardiolipin synthase encodes MLRKLLKFFTGRLFISFVFISLQIGILVNIFSFAQNSALWIQFLSALSIFMTLVVITRDLNPAYKIGWMLIFMAIPVYGGLFYLLFGNRKLNSRLRARLEQLNIFYQKGVEGGTYSELLPMKALSSYSPTLARQAQYIANITGFPVWGNTEVEYFSSGEAWVVDVLSEMRKAKSFIFMEFFIISEGEVWDSFLAVLLQKQKMGVRVCLMYDDVGSILDIPSHFDRRLRSLGLEVVAFNPLRAHLNSKLNSRDHRKVLVIDGNIGYTGGMNIADEYANRKLKFGHWKDTAVKLRGDAVWSLSQMFLQLWAFSTGKFEDFAKHRPTLASKTDGFVQPFADNPLDNVNVAENAYIQIINMAKRYVWITTPYLVLDNEMLTALKIAAQSGVDVRIITPHMPDKWYVFAVTRENYRPLLEAGVKIYEYTPGFIHAKMFVSDDRVAIIGTINMDYRSFYLHFENGVAFYGSSVIRKVYEDIKHTLAISEQISLAYMKNRPWYIRLVGLILKIAAPLM; translated from the coding sequence ATGTTGCGAAAACTACTGAAGTTTTTCACAGGAAGACTGTTCATCTCTTTTGTTTTCATCTCTCTTCAGATTGGTATTCTGGTCAACATCTTCTCCTTTGCACAGAACAGTGCATTGTGGATTCAATTTCTATCAGCGCTTTCCATCTTCATGACCTTGGTCGTCATCACCCGCGACCTGAATCCTGCGTATAAAATCGGATGGATGCTTATTTTTATGGCGATTCCCGTCTATGGCGGCCTTTTCTATCTGCTGTTCGGCAACCGTAAGCTCAATTCCCGGTTGCGTGCACGCCTTGAACAGCTCAACATTTTCTATCAGAAAGGTGTGGAGGGTGGAACATACAGCGAGCTTTTACCAATGAAAGCCTTGTCCAGCTACTCTCCAACCCTCGCCCGGCAAGCCCAGTATATCGCTAACATCACCGGCTTTCCTGTGTGGGGGAATACCGAGGTCGAGTATTTCAGCTCCGGAGAGGCTTGGGTCGTTGATGTTCTTTCCGAGATGAGGAAGGCGAAGTCTTTCATTTTCATGGAGTTTTTTATTATCAGCGAAGGGGAGGTGTGGGACTCTTTCCTTGCTGTGCTGCTACAGAAGCAGAAAATGGGTGTGAGAGTGTGTCTCATGTATGACGACGTCGGCTCGATTTTGGACATACCTTCCCATTTTGACCGCAGACTCAGGTCCCTTGGATTGGAAGTGGTCGCTTTCAATCCGCTGCGAGCACATCTGAACAGCAAGCTCAACAGCCGCGACCATCGCAAGGTGTTGGTCATCGACGGGAACATCGGATACACAGGCGGTATGAACATCGCCGATGAATATGCCAATCGGAAGCTGAAGTTCGGCCATTGGAAGGATACTGCGGTAAAACTGCGAGGCGATGCAGTTTGGAGTCTTTCCCAGATGTTCCTCCAGCTTTGGGCTTTCTCGACTGGAAAATTCGAGGACTTCGCCAAGCACCGGCCTACCTTGGCCTCCAAGACCGACGGCTTTGTGCAGCCGTTTGCAGACAATCCGTTGGACAACGTGAATGTGGCTGAAAACGCCTATATCCAGATCATCAACATGGCGAAGCGGTATGTGTGGATCACTACTCCCTATCTGGTTTTGGATAACGAGATGCTGACAGCTCTCAAAATCGCCGCCCAAAGCGGGGTCGATGTGAGGATCATCACACCCCATATGCCGGACAAGTGGTATGTCTTTGCAGTCACGCGCGAGAACTACCGTCCGCTTCTTGAAGCGGGAGTGAAGATTTATGAGTATACACCGGGCTTTATCCATGCCAAAATGTTTGTCAGTGATGACAGGGTGGCCATTATCGGAACCATCAATATGGATTATCGGTCGTTCTACCTGCATTTTGAGAACGGGGTTGCCTTCTATGGGTCCTCGGTGATTCGCAAGGTGTACGAGGATATCAAGCATACCCTGGCGATCAGCGAACAGATATCGCTTGCTTATATGAAAAACCGGCCTTGGTATATCCGTTTGGTCGGTCTGATTCTCAAAATTGCCGCACCGCTGATGTAG
- a CDS encoding ribokinase: MRFLNYGSVNIDLIFTVDHIVKGGETLQSTSLNKSAGGKGANQSAALAKAGAPVFHAGKVGQDGGFLLQLLSSYGVDVSCIRTYEGSTGQALIQLDANKQNAIILYSGGNGQITTAEIDQTLQHFGSDDVLVLQNEIVHTDYLIKAAAQRGMKVCMNVAPFDPSVLTLPLELVDLLVVNEIEGAGLAGMQETPDFKAILERLVTRFPNSQILLTIGKQGCWYAFKDLRIHHDIYDTEVVDTTAAGDTFIGYYLASIARGHSIRQALQYASKAAGLAVSRPGAMASIPLADEVFYY; encoded by the coding sequence ATGAGGTTTCTAAACTACGGGTCAGTAAACATCGACCTGATTTTTACCGTCGATCATATTGTGAAGGGTGGGGAGACGCTGCAAAGCACTTCCCTTAATAAAAGTGCCGGTGGAAAGGGAGCCAACCAAAGTGCAGCCTTGGCTAAGGCGGGTGCTCCCGTCTTCCATGCAGGCAAGGTCGGACAAGACGGAGGTTTCCTGCTGCAGCTGCTCTCTTCCTACGGTGTTGATGTATCCTGCATCCGTACCTATGAGGGTTCGACCGGTCAGGCTTTGATCCAGTTGGATGCAAACAAACAGAATGCGATCATTCTATACAGCGGCGGCAATGGTCAGATCACCACGGCTGAAATCGACCAGACCCTCCAACACTTCGGCTCAGATGATGTGTTGGTGCTTCAGAACGAGATTGTTCATACCGATTACCTGATCAAGGCGGCCGCGCAACGGGGGATGAAGGTCTGTATGAATGTGGCTCCCTTCGACCCGTCGGTCCTTACACTTCCGCTGGAGCTCGTCGATTTGTTGGTTGTCAATGAAATCGAGGGTGCAGGTCTCGCAGGCATGCAGGAAACCCCGGATTTCAAAGCCATCCTTGAGAGGTTGGTAACACGCTTTCCTAATTCACAGATACTTCTCACGATTGGAAAACAAGGGTGCTGGTATGCCTTCAAGGATTTGAGGATTCATCATGACATCTACGATACCGAGGTCGTCGATACAACCGCTGCCGGAGATACTTTCATCGGCTATTATCTTGCATCGATAGCCCGAGGCCATTCGATTCGTCAGGCCCTCCAATATGCAAGCAAGGCGGCCGGCCTTGCTGTTTCCCGACCTGGTGCCATGGCATCGATACCCCTTGCCGACGAGGTGTTTTACTACTAG
- a CDS encoding AraC family transcriptional regulator, with the protein MELLDAVFVFQMHEEQELLWHQRVHSHEKGQFELHYFVSGSGTFSNAHNRYVISPGSLFVTTGQTIHSIEASVEESLTYYATLLSCPEELELAKRLEAMNPIKVGTNWRFFFEEVRDKGLSQTRELRISACHQVLGLLYNLAAGTKIEEVKGENIRLEKAIRYMQRHVFDKVDLQMIANHVQLDHSYFVRLFKKRMNTTPMQYYSNLQLEAARALLTSTNLSVKEIADKLQFCSEFHFSKRFKQSTGASPSAYRKTHLQLLGT; encoded by the coding sequence ATGGAACTATTGGACGCAGTTTTCGTCTTCCAGATGCATGAAGAGCAGGAACTCTTGTGGCACCAGCGGGTGCACAGCCACGAGAAGGGCCAATTTGAACTGCACTACTTTGTGAGCGGCAGCGGGACATTTTCAAATGCCCACAACCGTTACGTCATCTCCCCCGGCTCGCTGTTCGTCACCACCGGACAGACCATCCACAGCATCGAAGCCAGCGTGGAGGAGAGCCTTACCTACTACGCTACACTGCTCTCCTGTCCAGAGGAACTTGAGCTTGCCAAACGCCTTGAAGCCATGAACCCGATCAAGGTAGGAACGAACTGGCGGTTCTTCTTCGAGGAGGTGAGGGACAAGGGACTGAGCCAGACCCGCGAGCTTCGCATCAGTGCATGCCATCAAGTATTGGGACTCCTGTACAACCTTGCAGCCGGAACAAAAATCGAAGAGGTGAAGGGAGAAAACATCCGTCTGGAGAAGGCGATCCGGTATATGCAGCGCCATGTCTTTGACAAGGTTGATCTGCAGATGATCGCAAACCATGTCCAACTCGACCACTCCTACTTTGTCCGTCTCTTCAAAAAGCGCATGAACACCACCCCGATGCAATACTACTCCAACCTGCAGTTGGAGGCGGCAAGGGCTCTGCTCACCAGCACCAACCTCTCGGTCAAGGAGATTGCAGACAAACTGCAGTTCTGTTCGGAGTTTCATTTCTCCAAGCGGTTCAAGCAATCCACAGGAGCCAGTCCCTCTGCCTACAGGAAGACACACCTGCAACTTTTAGGCACCTGA
- the xylB gene encoding xylulokinase — protein sequence MQVVAGIDTGTQSTKVLCYDIDTKRVLLTVSAPHEMFSSDDGTREQEAVWYLDAIRSCFDQIEPAVKKQIIGIGVSAQQHGFVPVGKNGEVLAPVKLWCDTSTKAQCDELTERLGGEQRVFSLLGNQILPGYTLSKILHLKQHRKDAYDKLAHILLPHDYINFYLTGEYSAEAGDASGTAFFDVEHKRWSREVLEAVDDSRDLYSLLPPLVEAGQRCGRVQPSAAKELGIPVGIPVSCGAGDNMAGAIGTGCVGKGDLTMSMGTSGTLFGYSDSCITDRKGRLAAFCSSTGGYLPLLCTMNCTITTESVRSLFGYDVKQLDQLAAQAPIGCEGVVMLPFFNGERVPNLPHGKGVIAGLDMSNMKVQNIARSALESSIYAMKGGLDAFGELGFVPQRIILTGGGAKSPIWRQIACDVMQLPLAVPKVAESAAFGAALQALWTVQGSSIVDLAREHVLFDESKSCTPDKEAGRQYDAAYARYQAYVEAMTPLFA from the coding sequence ATGCAAGTTGTTGCAGGAATTGATACTGGAACGCAGAGTACCAAGGTGCTCTGTTATGACATTGATACGAAGCGTGTTCTGCTCACCGTCAGTGCGCCCCACGAGATGTTCAGCTCGGATGACGGGACTCGTGAGCAAGAAGCCGTATGGTACCTGGATGCCATCAGGTCCTGTTTCGATCAGATTGAACCGGCAGTAAAGAAACAGATCATCGGCATCGGTGTCTCCGCCCAACAGCACGGCTTTGTTCCTGTGGGGAAAAACGGGGAGGTGCTGGCGCCTGTCAAGCTCTGGTGCGACACCTCCACCAAGGCACAGTGCGATGAGCTGACAGAGAGGCTTGGAGGCGAACAGAGGGTCTTCTCCCTGCTGGGCAACCAGATTCTTCCAGGGTATACGCTTTCCAAGATTTTGCATCTGAAGCAGCATCGCAAGGATGCCTATGACAAGCTTGCGCACATACTGCTGCCCCATGACTACATCAACTTCTACCTTACCGGGGAGTACAGCGCCGAAGCCGGTGATGCCTCCGGTACTGCGTTCTTCGATGTAGAGCACAAGAGGTGGAGCCGCGAGGTTCTCGAGGCTGTCGATGATTCGCGGGATTTATACAGTCTGCTGCCTCCATTGGTGGAAGCCGGCCAACGTTGCGGCAGGGTTCAACCTTCCGCAGCCAAGGAACTGGGTATTCCTGTCGGGATTCCTGTTTCCTGCGGGGCAGGGGACAATATGGCCGGTGCCATTGGAACGGGGTGTGTCGGCAAGGGCGACCTGACGATGAGCATGGGAACCAGCGGAACCTTGTTCGGTTACAGCGACAGCTGCATCACCGACCGCAAAGGTCGTCTTGCTGCATTCTGTTCGTCCACCGGCGGCTATCTGCCGCTTCTCTGCACAATGAATTGTACGATCACCACCGAATCGGTTCGCTCGCTGTTCGGCTATGACGTCAAGCAGCTCGACCAACTGGCCGCACAAGCTCCGATCGGATGTGAAGGCGTTGTGATGCTGCCCTTCTTCAACGGCGAGAGGGTTCCCAACCTGCCTCATGGAAAGGGTGTAATCGCAGGCCTTGACATGAGCAACATGAAGGTGCAGAACATCGCCCGCTCGGCCTTGGAGAGTTCCATCTATGCAATGAAGGGTGGACTTGATGCTTTTGGAGAGCTGGGGTTTGTTCCACAACGAATCATTCTGACCGGAGGCGGAGCGAAGAGTCCCATCTGGCGCCAGATCGCCTGTGATGTCATGCAGCTGCCGCTTGCCGTGCCCAAGGTTGCTGAGAGTGCCGCTTTCGGTGCTGCACTGCAGGCCCTGTGGACGGTACAGGGGTCGAGTATTGTGGATCTTGCCAGGGAGCATGTGCTCTTTGACGAGTCGAAGTCATGTACACCGGATAAGGAAGCGGGCAGGCAGTATGACGCAGCCTATGCCCGTTATCAAGCGTATGTAGAGGCGATGACGCCTCTGTTTGCATAG